A region from the Clavibacter sp. A6099 genome encodes:
- a CDS encoding ribosomal maturation YjgA family protein: MRHSGDVDAFVWDEPSMHPADGPAGAAPVLDRDVRLPDGHALRRIVALTALLGVVIAGMVVTHGDGRGLWPDIFYAAAIHLALIAVMPRVDSVVHGAAVLVWCTGIELLQITGWPALWALHVPLCRLLIGTGFDPVDLAAYAAGVLLVLLVDRLLRAGRGIGDVG, from the coding sequence ATGCGCCATTCCGGGGATGTGGACGCGTTCGTGTGGGACGAGCCGTCGATGCATCCCGCCGACGGTCCCGCGGGCGCCGCGCCGGTCCTCGACCGGGACGTGCGGCTCCCGGACGGCCACGCACTCCGCCGGATCGTCGCCCTCACCGCGCTCCTCGGCGTCGTCATCGCCGGCATGGTCGTCACGCACGGCGACGGCCGCGGCCTCTGGCCGGACATCTTCTACGCCGCGGCGATCCACCTCGCGCTCATCGCCGTGATGCCGCGGGTCGACTCCGTGGTGCACGGGGCCGCCGTGCTCGTGTGGTGCACCGGGATCGAGCTGCTGCAGATCACGGGATGGCCCGCGCTGTGGGCGCTGCACGTGCCGCTCTGCCGCCTGCTGATCGGCACGGGCTTCGACCCGGTGGACCTCGCGGCCTACGCGGCGGGGGTCCTGCTCGTGCTGCTCGTCGACCGGCTGCTGCGCGCCGGGCGCGGGATCGGCGACGTGGGCTAG
- the pgm gene encoding phosphoglucomutase (alpha-D-glucose-1,6-bisphosphate-dependent) — protein MHDRAGTAALPSDLIDIDELIRAYHELHPDVEDPEQKVAFGTSGHRGSSLKTAFNEDHILAITQAIVEYRAEQGITGPLFIGRDTHGLSKPAEDTALEVLVANGVRVLADSRDSWCPTPALSHAILRWNRDEQHGDDDVADGIVVTPSHNPPADGGFKYNPPHGGPADSDATGWIASRANAIIAGGLVDVKRVPLEEARGRVEGYDFLGHYVDDLGSIIDLEAIRKAGVRIGADPLGGASVEYWAAIGERYGLDLEVVNPEVDPAWAFMTLDWDGKIRMDPSSSSAMASVLARKDDFDILTGNDADADRHGIVTPDAGLMNPNHYLAVAIDYLYAHRPSWRADAAIGKTLVSSSVIDRVAESLGRRLWEVPVGFKWFVPGLIDGSVGFGGEESAGASFLRMDGTVWTTDKDGILLALLAAEILAVTGKTPSVLYRELTERFGDPVYERVDAAATKAQKATLGKLDGDAITATEVAGDPITAKLSSAPGNGAAVGGVKVVTENAWFAARPSGTEDVYKIYAESFVGLDHLHAVQAEAKRIVDAALDA, from the coding sequence ATGCATGACCGCGCAGGCACCGCCGCCCTCCCGTCCGACCTCATCGACATCGACGAGCTGATCCGGGCGTACCACGAGCTCCACCCCGACGTGGAGGATCCGGAGCAGAAGGTGGCGTTCGGCACGAGCGGGCACCGCGGCAGCTCCCTGAAGACGGCGTTCAACGAGGACCACATCCTCGCGATCACGCAGGCGATCGTGGAGTACCGGGCCGAGCAGGGCATCACCGGCCCCCTGTTCATCGGACGCGACACCCACGGCCTGTCCAAGCCCGCCGAGGACACCGCGCTCGAGGTGCTCGTCGCCAACGGGGTGCGCGTGCTCGCCGACTCCCGCGACTCCTGGTGCCCCACCCCCGCCCTCTCCCACGCGATCCTCCGCTGGAACCGAGACGAGCAGCACGGCGACGACGACGTGGCCGACGGCATCGTCGTGACCCCCAGCCACAACCCGCCCGCCGACGGCGGCTTCAAGTACAACCCGCCGCACGGAGGCCCGGCCGACTCGGACGCCACCGGCTGGATCGCCTCGCGCGCCAACGCGATCATCGCGGGCGGACTCGTCGACGTGAAGCGCGTCCCGCTCGAGGAGGCCCGCGGGCGCGTCGAGGGCTACGACTTCCTCGGCCACTACGTGGACGACCTCGGCTCCATCATCGACTTGGAGGCGATCCGGAAGGCGGGCGTGCGCATCGGCGCCGACCCGCTCGGCGGCGCCTCGGTCGAGTACTGGGCCGCGATCGGCGAGCGCTACGGCCTCGACCTCGAGGTCGTGAACCCCGAGGTGGATCCCGCGTGGGCGTTCATGACGCTCGACTGGGACGGGAAGATCCGCATGGACCCGTCCTCCTCCTCCGCGATGGCGAGCGTGCTCGCGCGCAAGGACGACTTCGACATCCTCACCGGCAACGACGCCGACGCCGACCGCCACGGCATCGTCACGCCCGACGCCGGGCTGATGAACCCCAACCACTACCTCGCGGTCGCCATCGACTACCTCTACGCGCACCGCCCGAGCTGGCGCGCGGACGCCGCGATCGGCAAGACGCTCGTGTCCTCGAGCGTGATCGACCGCGTCGCCGAGTCGCTCGGCCGCCGCCTCTGGGAGGTGCCGGTGGGCTTCAAGTGGTTCGTGCCCGGCCTCATCGACGGATCCGTGGGCTTCGGCGGCGAGGAGTCCGCCGGCGCGAGCTTCCTCCGCATGGACGGCACGGTCTGGACCACGGACAAGGACGGGATCCTGCTGGCGCTCCTCGCCGCGGAGATCCTCGCGGTCACGGGGAAGACCCCGAGCGTCCTCTACCGCGAGCTCACCGAGCGCTTCGGCGACCCGGTGTACGAGCGCGTCGACGCCGCTGCGACCAAGGCGCAGAAGGCGACGCTCGGGAAGCTCGACGGCGACGCGATCACGGCCACCGAGGTCGCCGGGGATCCGATCACCGCCAAGCTCAGCAGCGCGCCCGGCAACGGCGCGGCCGTCGGCGGCGTCAAGGTCGTCACCGAGAACGCCTGGTTCGCCGCGCGCCCGAGCGGCACCGAGGACGTCTACAAGATCTACGCCGAGTCGTTCGTGGGCCTCGACCACCTGCACGCGGTGCAGGCGGAGGCCAAGCGGATCGTGGACGCGGCACTCGACGCGTGA
- the pheA gene encoding prephenate dehydratase, with product MAETPRPDETYSYLGPSGTFTEAALKQVEAARGRTWRAVNNASEALADVVSGTSVAAMIAIENSIEGGVTATQDALANIPGLRILSEHLVPVSFDLVVRPGTALADVRTVAAHPVAYGQCRRFLERELPTHGHVPASSNVAAALSLLDDGIADAAIAPPQITESQPLEAVARGIGDNPNAVTRFVLVGRATTLPARTGADKTSLIVELPDDRAGSLLDLLEQFATRGVNLTLIQSRPIGDALGRYRFVIDAEGHVSDERVADALLGIRRFSPRVTFLGSYPRADGTPSTYRARYEDDVFLEARDWLRGIVSAEPGAGA from the coding sequence ATGGCCGAGACCCCGCGACCCGACGAGACCTACAGCTACCTCGGCCCGTCCGGCACATTCACGGAGGCCGCGCTCAAGCAGGTGGAGGCCGCTCGAGGCCGCACCTGGCGCGCGGTCAACAACGCCTCGGAGGCGCTCGCCGACGTCGTGTCCGGCACCTCGGTCGCCGCCATGATCGCCATCGAGAACTCGATCGAGGGCGGGGTGACGGCCACGCAGGACGCGCTCGCCAACATCCCCGGCCTCCGGATCCTCAGCGAGCACCTCGTGCCGGTGTCCTTCGACCTCGTGGTGCGCCCCGGCACCGCGCTCGCCGACGTGCGCACGGTCGCCGCGCACCCCGTCGCCTACGGGCAGTGCCGCCGCTTCCTTGAGCGCGAGCTGCCCACGCACGGGCACGTGCCCGCGTCCTCGAACGTGGCCGCGGCCCTGTCGCTGCTGGACGACGGGATCGCCGACGCCGCCATCGCGCCGCCGCAGATCACCGAGAGCCAGCCGCTCGAGGCCGTCGCCCGCGGCATCGGCGACAACCCGAACGCCGTCACGCGCTTCGTGCTCGTCGGCCGCGCGACCACGCTGCCCGCGCGCACGGGCGCCGACAAGACGAGCCTCATCGTCGAGCTGCCCGACGACCGCGCCGGATCCCTGCTCGACCTCCTCGAGCAGTTCGCGACCCGCGGCGTGAACCTCACGCTCATCCAGTCGCGGCCCATCGGCGACGCGCTCGGTCGCTACCGGTTCGTCATCGACGCGGAGGGGCACGTGAGCGACGAGCGCGTGGCCGACGCCCTGCTCGGGATCCGCCGCTTCAGCCCCCGCGTCACCTTCCTCGGCTCGTACCCGCGAGCCGACGGGACGCCCAGCACCTACCGCGCCCGCTACGAGGACGACGTCTTCCTCGAGGCGCGCGACTGGCTGCGCGGCATCGTCTCGGCCGAGCCCGGCGCGGGCGCCTGA